A stretch of Mycobacterium sp. ITM-2016-00316 DNA encodes these proteins:
- the mtrA gene encoding two-component system response regulator MtrA: MVTMRQRILVVDDDPSLAEMLTIVLRGEGFDTAVIGDGSQALTAVRELRPDLVLLDLMLPGMNGIDVCRVLRADSGVPIVMLTAKTDTVDVVLGLESGADDYVMKPFKPKELVARVRARLRRNDDEPAEMLSIHDIEIDVPAHKVTRAGEQISLTPLEFDLLVALARKPRQVFTRDVLLEQVWGYRHPADTRLVNVHVQRLRAKVETDPENPQVVLTVRGVGYKAGPP, from the coding sequence ATGGTCACCATGAGGCAACGGATCCTGGTCGTCGATGACGATCCCTCGCTGGCTGAGATGCTCACCATCGTGCTGCGCGGGGAGGGCTTCGACACCGCTGTCATCGGAGACGGCAGCCAGGCGCTGACCGCCGTCCGTGAATTGCGGCCCGATCTGGTGCTGCTCGACCTGATGCTGCCGGGCATGAACGGTATCGACGTGTGCCGCGTGCTGCGCGCCGACTCCGGCGTGCCGATCGTCATGCTGACCGCCAAGACCGACACCGTCGACGTGGTTCTCGGGCTGGAATCCGGTGCCGATGACTACGTGATGAAGCCGTTCAAGCCGAAGGAACTGGTGGCCCGGGTGCGGGCCCGGTTGCGACGCAACGACGACGAGCCCGCCGAGATGCTGTCCATCCATGACATCGAGATCGATGTCCCCGCGCACAAGGTCACCCGCGCCGGTGAGCAGATTTCGCTGACACCGCTGGAGTTCGACCTGCTGGTGGCACTGGCGCGCAAACCGCGCCAGGTGTTCACTCGTGATGTGCTGCTCGAGCAGGTGTGGGGCTATCGGCATCCCGCGGACACCCGGTTGGTGAACGTGCATGTCCAGCGGCTCCGGGCCAAGGTGGAGACCGACCCGGAGAACCCGCAGGTGGTGTTGACCGTTCGAGGAGTGGGATACAAGGCCGGACCTCCGTGA
- a CDS encoding tetratricopeptide repeat protein, with the protein MPGDVAAMGSQALALYGQGRVAEALTLAWQTATAHPDSALAHYTYASLLRESGRDDDAVAVVEQALRLSPSFPDALVLRGDLRRSLSGAHTAEADYLQALRLQPEHALAVHNLAVSRLRMGTTTKAVRGLLEAGRLDPGLAPLALGNITLALTRVLRWATAWVVLLAAALIVVTAIYDEGLPSLLPRVLAVMLTAPLITAIVWTFRTVPAPALRVVLRTRLLLGVRLAFLAVAVIAGLVTAVGAPSLAGVAGPLLLIGMVGLTVLGWMTGA; encoded by the coding sequence ATGCCGGGCGATGTCGCCGCCATGGGATCACAGGCGCTTGCGCTGTACGGGCAGGGCCGGGTGGCCGAGGCACTGACATTGGCCTGGCAGACGGCCACTGCCCATCCCGATTCGGCTCTGGCGCACTACACCTACGCCAGCCTGTTGCGTGAGTCCGGGCGCGACGACGACGCTGTGGCGGTCGTCGAGCAGGCACTGCGGTTGAGTCCGAGCTTCCCGGATGCGCTGGTGCTGCGCGGGGACCTGCGCCGCTCCTTGTCGGGTGCCCATACGGCCGAAGCCGACTACCTGCAGGCGCTGCGTCTGCAACCCGAACATGCGCTGGCAGTGCACAATCTGGCGGTCAGCAGACTGCGGATGGGCACCACCACCAAGGCGGTGCGTGGCCTGCTGGAGGCCGGTCGGCTGGACCCCGGCCTGGCGCCGCTGGCGCTGGGAAACATCACCCTGGCGCTCACCCGTGTACTGCGCTGGGCGACGGCGTGGGTGGTCCTGCTGGCCGCGGCGCTGATCGTGGTGACAGCGATATATGACGAGGGATTGCCGTCCTTGTTGCCCCGAGTGCTCGCCGTCATGCTGACGGCGCCCTTGATCACCGCGATCGTCTGGACCTTCCGTACGGTGCCCGCACCGGCACTGCGAGTGGTGTTGCGCACACGGTTACTCCTCGGCGTGCGTCTTGCATTCCTGGCCGTGGCCGTCATCGCCGGTCTGGTCACCGCCGTCGGCGCGCCGAGTCTGGCCGGCGTCGCCGGGCCCCTACTGCTGATCGGCATGGTGGGCCTGACGGTGCTGGGCTGGATGACCGGCGCCTAG
- a CDS encoding dTMP kinase: MLIVIEGLDGAGKRTLTDGLRAALEADGKSVASLAFPRYGASVHADLAAEALHGQHGDLTDSVYAMATLFALDRAGARDDVERLSAGHDVLILDRYVASNAAYSAARLNQDIDGEVVDWVYALEFGRFGLPKPDFQLLLDVSVELADQRARHRAEQQADRARDAYERDRGLQQRTAAAYAGLAAANWAGAWVVVPPDADPAELAAQL; this comes from the coding sequence GTGCTGATTGTGATCGAAGGCCTGGACGGTGCCGGTAAGCGCACGTTGACCGACGGACTGCGCGCGGCGCTGGAGGCCGACGGGAAGTCGGTCGCCTCCCTGGCCTTCCCGCGCTACGGCGCATCGGTGCACGCCGACCTGGCCGCCGAGGCGCTGCACGGACAGCATGGCGACCTCACCGATTCGGTGTACGCGATGGCGACGCTGTTCGCGCTGGACCGTGCGGGCGCCAGGGACGACGTCGAGCGGCTGTCGGCCGGCCACGACGTCCTGATCCTGGACCGCTACGTCGCCTCCAACGCCGCCTACAGCGCGGCCCGCCTGAATCAGGACATCGACGGCGAGGTCGTCGACTGGGTGTATGCCCTGGAATTCGGCAGGTTCGGGTTGCCCAAGCCGGATTTTCAACTGCTGCTCGACGTTTCGGTCGAGCTGGCCGACCAGCGCGCGCGCCACCGTGCCGAGCAGCAGGCCGACCGGGCGCGCGACGCGTATGAACGCGATCGCGGCCTGCAGCAGCGGACCGCCGCGGCCTACGCCGGCCTGGCGGCCGCGAACTGGGCGGGTGCGTGGGTGGTCGTGCCTCCGGATGCCGACCCGGCGGAGCTTGCCGCGCAGCTCTAG
- a CDS encoding lipase family protein has translation MIRAGAVFVVVSLGFVISCLATGLAHADDWYPYYNEDEYTAFYTPPNPLPDVPPGELVRTEPSRLVIEPSGQVGRLNATGTRVMYRSTDGRGNPNVVTGTYFEPFNAWPGQGPRPLIVFGPGTQGQGDQCAPSRQFNQGIHWSPYLDIMVNYESGFVNTMVNRGFAVLMTDYEGLGTIGTTHTYVNRLSQGHAMLDAARAAGKLPGTSLTPGGPVAFWGYSQGGGAAGSAAELASAYAPELNVVGTYAGAPPADLVDLIPYADGSALVGVIGYALNSVMQGYPEAAPKIRALLTPRGMDFVDKTRDQCVGETVTKFMFRHLQPYFNHPIPELLNDPQFRGIFDLQKLGTLKPNAPVLLNSNRYDPLVPYAPVVQLGKDWCAKGSDVEFRTNEGPPIFNKLVINHALPMAVDGEPALQWVADRFNGVPTAPNCGQF, from the coding sequence GTGATTCGGGCCGGGGCTGTGTTTGTCGTGGTGTCTTTGGGGTTCGTCATCAGTTGTCTCGCAACTGGTTTGGCGCATGCCGACGACTGGTATCCGTACTACAACGAGGACGAGTACACCGCGTTCTACACGCCACCGAATCCGTTGCCGGACGTCCCGCCGGGCGAGCTGGTCCGCACCGAGCCGTCCCGGTTGGTGATCGAGCCGTCCGGTCAGGTCGGCAGGCTCAATGCCACTGGCACGCGCGTCATGTACCGCAGCACGGACGGCCGAGGCAATCCGAATGTGGTGACCGGCACCTACTTCGAGCCGTTCAACGCCTGGCCGGGACAGGGCCCGCGCCCGCTGATCGTGTTCGGTCCCGGAACGCAGGGGCAGGGCGACCAGTGCGCACCGTCGCGGCAGTTCAACCAGGGCATCCACTGGTCGCCATATCTGGACATCATGGTCAACTACGAGTCCGGGTTCGTGAACACCATGGTGAACCGCGGGTTTGCGGTCCTGATGACCGACTACGAGGGTCTGGGCACCATCGGTACGACGCATACCTACGTCAACCGGCTGTCCCAGGGGCACGCGATGCTCGACGCGGCGCGAGCCGCTGGCAAGTTGCCGGGCACGTCGCTGACACCCGGTGGGCCCGTTGCCTTCTGGGGCTACTCGCAGGGCGGCGGGGCAGCCGGTTCGGCCGCCGAACTGGCGTCGGCCTACGCCCCCGAGCTCAATGTCGTCGGCACCTATGCGGGCGCCCCGCCCGCCGACCTTGTCGACCTGATCCCGTACGCCGACGGCAGCGCGCTGGTCGGGGTGATCGGCTACGCGCTCAACAGCGTCATGCAGGGCTACCCGGAGGCCGCGCCCAAGATCCGGGCGCTGCTCACCCCGCGCGGGATGGACTTCGTCGACAAGACCAGGGATCAGTGTGTCGGGGAGACGGTCACCAAGTTCATGTTCCGGCACCTGCAGCCCTACTTCAACCATCCGATCCCGGAGCTGTTGAACGACCCGCAGTTCCGCGGAATCTTCGATCTGCAGAAGCTCGGCACGCTGAAACCCAATGCCCCGGTGCTGCTCAACAGCAACCGCTATGACCCGCTGGTGCCTTACGCGCCGGTGGTGCAACTCGGCAAGGACTGGTGCGCCAAGGGCAGCGATGTCGAGTTCCGCACCAACGAGGGTCCGCCGATTTTCAACAAGCTGGTGATCAACCACGCGCTGCCGATGGCGGTCGACGGTGAACCGGCCTTGCAGTGGGTCGCCGACCGGTTCAACGGGGTACCGACGGCACCGAACTGCGGGCAGTTCTAA